In Osmia bicornis bicornis unplaced genomic scaffold, iOsmBic2.1, whole genome shotgun sequence, the genomic window gccatagttcgcaccgtttccgagatatttgcagatttacctcaagaaaAGGGGCGTcgcgcacatattccgagatatttcttcttcttgttcttcttctgcacagctgtgctagaagtggcatttacagctcggaatagtgaatgcagcttagaatagtgcagagttaccttaaagaaaggggccacagtgtttgttcttccttataatgttggtgcgacttcggaacttttaaatatctcgatatatctggaaaagtatgcatctgatcaaaaaatgtcatagaacataaatagtaggaaatttaatttcctacaaaaagtTTTCTTAACAGTTTGCCATacctcgcaccgtttccgagatattcgcagatttacctcaaggaaaggggcttcacgcacatattccgagatatttcttcttcttcttgttctccttctgcacagctgtgctctaagtggcatttacagctgggaatagtgaatacagcttagaatggTGCAGAGtcacctcaaagaaaggggccacagtgtttgttcttccttacctaatcggtaagacgttcgtttggaacggctgtttattgtcgtttggagcgacgacgctggccaattgtgttgtcttgcaaggccccaatatggatctctcttcttttctctgaattgatgcatgctgcccagttgcctggttgttggaaagtccctgtacgagagtgcatacaagcctgtttatttacggccggatttgcgcgcgtggcggaaacttggatgcttgcgaggcgtgctttgatttatccttatacatctttcggtgtaaatttttattccttttgcatttgtatggacgcaatcgcttacaatttacaatttgcaatttacaatttgcaatctatgtgttcaaaagtgttcgagattgtaaggaggtcttgagcttgcgattgagaaccggttcggaatgtaggatcggcagtgagacggcaattgaaaatgaatccacttgagattgcacaaaacaaacaatgtatatttacaggcacaaatacactatgtacagtatttacaataaattgtgcgttgcacgaatttatgatgatcgtagatcgtgaagattcacccgcgtcgcggagaatttgcgattgagattgcgctgtattaaaaccacgtgttggttcaacacgtggtcaccacgaaatgCTACTAATTTCGAGGATTTGCAggaactagattaaccgcgagttcgcgttggccgtcggcacagaattcgcgttgcgatgctgagatctttagaatcgaaattcgttaattgcactagaaatttttggaatcagtactgcacgtgtttaccctaacgatacaaaaccgtaatggccgaaccaccggcttcgtcgtagcaagagtcgttggcttcttcccggtgacgtcaagctcggtgattggtcagcctgaccggcatccaaggtggctgccggtcgcgctgaagattgctgccgcggttcgtgtggcgacggttgaaatcaacgcattttcgaacactatgacttataaccgtataatctataatttataaagtaggggggattaagccaataaggcctacggttatatttagttggaatataattcatttgctgtatttattattttacattatattacatttcattacattacattacattatgtcggctatgtatgtcggttatgttggttacgtatgttgcgcgttacacactttctgtagttcccaatttgtgaatatccttagctgttttacctgcattcagtttacgtacattcattcatttattattcattcattccttcattttgatgttgattgattaaagctacagtaatgcttcgaaataagcaagtggtctctgcttcgaaataagcaactcgctatcccctcttctttgtttgaagtctcccgcaaagtgagaggtacgagaaacgagtgagaggtccataaaagcgcgaagccgatgtttagggtaataaatttcacgcttgactgagcagtgacagcAGTTAGtaaaagaaggatggaatatatataatgctttctcagtctggtatacaatttgcttcgaaataaagaACTCGCTCCGGATGATGCTGACATATTGGGGTATGTATTAACTGTGAGTAAcaacaatatacaaaatatatgaaatatacaaaatgtacaaaatatacaaaactcCTTGTCCATGCGCCAGTGAAGAAGCTGATGTCctgtaaaaaaattgtaattaacttTTTGAGTAGATTTAGTTTCTGTTTTTTCTACTATTATTTGACAAAATCTTTTCTTACCTTATATTAGTCTTTTCACGGTTGGCTTTCTTTTGTACGTAGCGGTTCTTTTTCTAAAATGGTTTTAAGAGCCTTCCCCACTATTAACGTTGCGTTGTTATCGTTAGCATAGTccttaataatattttcaagtatGATTAaatccccctttttttttcaattctatCTGCCTCAGTTGTTTGTATTTCTTCTGTAGTATCatgttcttcctctttttcttcttcttcatttccATCTCTTTCTATTTCCATCGCCGTGCTGTCATCTTCATAATTAATTGTCTCCTGTTCATCCAAATGTGTTAGTACGGTGTTTAATTCTTCGCTGTCGTTGTTTTCGCCCGTAAGAGCATTAATAATATCTGTCATTTCTGAATGTATGGAAGTGTCGCATACATCGATTTCTCCTGATTCCCTgcagaaaattttattccaaCTTGCTTTTAGATTGGCAGATGTAATATCCGTCCATGATTCCGCCACTAAATTTATGcattctttaatattaaatttatgataaaACTCCTGCATTCCTTGATCATATTGTAAAACTCGGCGTAACATCTTATGTCtataactttttttaaatttggcaATGACGCCTTGGTCCATGGGTTGTATCAGGGCTGTCGTATTGGGGGgtagataaataatttcaaaatgttcATCTA contains:
- the LOC123988702 gene encoding jerky protein homolog-like codes for the protein MYKTESGMLGKVILLVDNCSSHKNITPQVDEHFEIIYLPPNTTALIQPMDQGVIAKFKKSYRHKMLRRVLQYDQGMQEFYHKFNIKECINLVAESWTDITSANLKASWNKIFCRESGEIDVCDTSIHSEMTDIINALTGENNDSEELNTVLTHLDEQETINYEDDSTAMEIERDGNEEEEKEEEHDTTEEIQTTEADRIEKKRGI